DNA sequence from the Deinococcus multiflagellatus genome:
CAGGTCTTCCACGAAATGCACGCCGTGGCGCTGCTGCAGCCGCTCCACGACGGTGTGGTTGTGCACGATAGAGTGGTAGACCGTGACCGGCTTGTCTTCGGTCAGTGCGGCTTTTTCCACCGCCTGAATCGCCATAACCACCCCCGCGCAAAAGCCCCGGGGCTTGGCCAGATGCAGCCGCTCAACCACGGCGGACCCGGTGGGAACGGAACTGGGAGGGAGGGACAGCCAACATGGGCCACAGTGTAGTGCCCGGCCGCGCCCTACACCGTGCGCTGCCGCCCCAGTTCAGCAGGGGCCGCCCCGGTCCAGGGTGCCAGGAGTCAGGCCGCCAGGAGTCAGGGTCGGCGCAGCCAGCGTTCCAGGGGCACCGGGGCACTGCTGCTGCGCCAGACGGTCTCGAAGCTCGCCTCCTGCTCGGCCACGGCGGCCGGGTCGCTGGTCGCCAGGGCCGCCTCGGCCAGCCCCAGGGTGCCCCAGGCGCTGAAATGGTAGTTCATGCTGCCCACCACCACCATCTGGCGGTCCACGGTCAGCGCCTTGGTGTGCATGGCAAAGTCCACGTAGCGCGCCTCAAAGCGCTCGTCGGGGATGCCGCGCCGCCGCATTTCGCGGCGCAGCAGCGCCACGCCCGTGCGGTTGGCCGGGGCCCCCACGCCGTAGTTCACGGCCAGCAGCCGCACCTGCACGCCGCGTTCCAGGGCCGACATGACGGCCCCGAAATACACGGGCAGGTCCTCGAACGCGCAGCCTTCGGGGTGCAGGTAGCCGTACCAGCACGCCAGCCCCGGGCTGAAATCGGCCTGCATAAGGTCAATGCTGCGCTGGGCGGCGCCCAGCAGGGCCAACTGCACGTCGTCGGCCATCTGCTCGCCCCCGGGGCGGCGGTAGAGCAGCCACGCGCGCGCCTGGCCCGCTGGCTGGGCCTGGGCGGCGGCCGGGGGGTGGCTGGGCGCGGGGGCCGGGCCCAGGGTGCAGGCCGCCGCCACCTCTTCGGGCGCCACCTGGGGCGGGCACTGCAGGGCCTCGCTGCGGCGCCACAGGTCGTCAAAGGCCGCCACGCCCGCCTGCGCCACCGGACCGCGCAGCCGCAGGCCCAGGTCGTGCAGGTTGCGCCCGCCCGGCTGCGTGGCGGGCAGGTGCCACACCGTGAAGTTGAACCCGGCCGCCGTGACGTCCTCGCCGTCAATGACATGCAGCTTGACGTGGCTGTGCGGAAAGGAAGCGTAGTTCAGCAGGGTCACGGTCCAGCCCCGCGCGGGGTCGGCGAACGGCACCCCGGCGGCGCGCAGGTCGCGGGCCAGGGTCAGCAGCGGCTCGGGGGGACCGGGCGGGCCCAGCTGGGGCACGCCGCCCAGCAGCAGGCGCACCGTCAGGCCGTCCGGGTAGGCGCCGGGCGTGGCCTGCAGGCGGCGATACAGCGCCCCCACCGCCTGCGCCAGCGTCCAGCCGGGGCGGCCCTCGCCGCCCTGCCACTCCATGCTGGTCAGCAGCACCTCGCGCCGCGCGCCTTCGACCTGCCGCGCGATCTGGCTGAAGGCGTCTTCCGGGGTGTCCAGGTCCTGTGGCGTGCGCAGGTAACCCACGAACGCGTTGCCGCACGACACGTCACTGCCGCCCCGGGCACGCACAACGTTCCACACCGCCCGCTCCAGGGGCATGGTCGGCGGCGGGCAGGCGTCCTGGGGCCAGTTCACCACCACGGGCGGGCGGGCGGGCCCCAGGGCCGGGGCCACGGCGCCGGCCCCGGCCGCCAAGGCCCATATCCCCATCACTGCCCACCACCGCTTCATGCGCCGCGCAGCCTAGAGCATTTGCACGCGCCCGTGCGCCGCAACTGCCACCAGAGCCCTGAGCCGGGGCAGAACAGCCTGGGGGACAGGGGAGAGCGGGGCCGCCTTGAAAGGAGCAGGCCGCCAGAGGTCGTCCCCTGGCGGCCCGTCCTTCGCGGCCTTCAGTCCACGACCTGAAAGCCCAGCTTCTGCGCCTGATCCACGAAGAAATTGATGTTCTCGGTCAGCGTCTGCGGGCCCAGGCTCTTGCGCCAGTGCTCGCCCGTGGCGGCAATAATCAGGGTTTCGGCCA
Encoded proteins:
- a CDS encoding phospholipase D-like domain-containing protein, translating into MKRWWAVMGIWALAAGAGAVAPALGPARPPVVVNWPQDACPPPTMPLERAVWNVVRARGGSDVSCGNAFVGYLRTPQDLDTPEDAFSQIARQVEGARREVLLTSMEWQGGEGRPGWTLAQAVGALYRRLQATPGAYPDGLTVRLLLGGVPQLGPPGPPEPLLTLARDLRAAGVPFADPARGWTVTLLNYASFPHSHVKLHVIDGEDVTAAGFNFTVWHLPATQPGGRNLHDLGLRLRGPVAQAGVAAFDDLWRRSEALQCPPQVAPEEVAAACTLGPAPAPSHPPAAAQAQPAGQARAWLLYRRPGGEQMADDVQLALLGAAQRSIDLMQADFSPGLACWYGYLHPEGCAFEDLPVYFGAVMSALERGVQVRLLAVNYGVGAPANRTGVALLRREMRRRGIPDERFEARYVDFAMHTKALTVDRQMVVVGSMNYHFSAWGTLGLAEAALATSDPAAVAEQEASFETVWRSSSAPVPLERWLRRP